The following nucleotide sequence is from Ailuropoda melanoleuca isolate Jingjing chromosome 12, ASM200744v2, whole genome shotgun sequence.
AGATGGGCGGGAATCCTGGGGTTCGCCAGGCCCCCCTCTCCGTCCTCGAGTCCCTCCCCCCAGTCCCGCACCAAGATGGCCTGGACAGGGAGGGGCtctacacacaccacacacatacacacacaaaacaagaaaatgttttaattgtaaAACTAACtcgagggaagggagaggagggtggggccaCACCAAGGGGCTGGGAACCTGATTCTTCAAGCAGTGGTTCTGTCCCTGGTGCCACCCCGTGGGGCAGAGACCATCTGTCCCCAGGTCAGGAGAAGGGCTAGAGTGTTATAAAATGACAATATAAATAGACTTCTAGAAAAGAGGAGGCTGTCCAGGTGCAgtagtcatctgcagaggctggGGATGGGTGGAAAGCCCCAACCCCGTCTCCCCAGCCAGCCACAGAAAGGGGGTGCAGGACTTGGGGAAAAGGCCACTCTTCAGACATTCATGATCGACCCCCACAATGGCTCAGGGGGGCCAGGGGGCTGCGCTGTATGTCAGGCAAGGCCTCAGAGACACCCACTCGCAGGCTGGAGGACAGAGCAGCTGGACCTTCTGCATgggcgtgcgtgcacacacgtgcacacactcacgcacacatgtgcacacacacacacacacacacacacacacacacacacacacgcttttcGTAGTGTTCTCTCCACCCATGGCAGCCCCCACTGCAGATGATTTCCAGTGATGGGGGGGCCGCCTGTCATTCCTGGAAGACAGGAAGACACAGGGAGGGACTGTCCCGGAGGGTGGGGAGTCCGGGGACCCTCACTGGCTCCCACGAGtccctgctgtttttttttttaaagtcacaaaatCAAACCTGGAGTTCAGTAGTAGGGTCCTGCACGCTCCCCGACCCCCGGCCAGGAGGGCGGTGCCACGGAGTGTCTCCcaggtggggaggagtgggggccGGCCCCCCACTGGCCCGTGGCGGGGCAGGGGTGACCCAAGGGGCTCTTTGGTTCAGGGACAGGGCACTGGGCCTCATCTGGTGCGGTTCTGGCGCATGAGGGGCACGATGCTGGCGGGCGGGCCCGCTTTGGCCAGGAACGGGTGCTTGAGCAGCTCGGCCGCCGTGGCCCGCTGGGCCGGGTCACGCACCAGCAGGCGGTCCAGGAAGCCCTTCAGGGAGGGTGACACCTGtcgggaggtgggggagagagtcGGGGGTCTCAGGGCCAGCCCCACTGCTCACTTGCCACTGGGCCGCCGCTTCCTCCCGTCAAACGGGCTGACAACATcccctgcccagggagggggcCAGGAGGGCCCAGGTGTCTTGAGCTTGCAACACATCCAAAGATGCCAGGGcctcatttcttctccattttcaagGTTTGCAAGGAGGGGACAGGGGTTGGGCCCTGGACGCACCCCTCTCTCACCGTGTGACTCGTCTACAGGGAAGGCTCCTCTCCCGGGCCTGGCTATGCTGTGTGTTCAGCCAGCCGGCCTCAGCACCACCACCGGGGGTGCGGCGAGGGTTCCGGGGaccgtgggggtgggggcggggagcccaacacagaggaGGTGTCGCCGCCCTCACCCCACCTGCCTGCCGGCCGGGGCCCACCTTGTGCAAGTTCTTCAGTCGGGGTGGCAGGTTGTCCCGAATCATCTTCATGGCTTTGAGCGGCGGCTCGTTGAAGTAGGGGGGCTCCCCGTCCACCATCTCGATCACCATCACCCCCAGAGACCAGATGTCCACctgcagcagggaggggacaggagggccGAGCTGTGCCGGTGCTGGGGAACCCACGGAGGGGGGGCCCCTGGTTTTACCTTTGCCTCCTTGCTCCTGGAGTCCTGGGGCCCCAAACACCCCCTCTGACACCTGGCTTGCCAGACCCACACGTTCCTCCCCCAAGGAGTCCTCTGAAGGGTTGTGCCCACACAGCTCCCTCCTTCCAGGGAGTATCCAGGGCTCAGTAACCAGTTGCCTGGTCTGCATCATCGGGATGCAGTAATTGGTCCATGAGCAAGCAGGTGATCTGAGCTGAGCCAATCAAAGTCAACCCGGAGACTTTAACAGAAATATCCGGGAAAACCCCAGCACTCACAGGCAGGGGGACGTCCCAGAGCTGCCCGGCCAGCTCCCACGAGGGGAGCGCCTGCCTCGAAGACAACACAGAGAAagtcagggctggggagggacagagcacAGGGATGGCCGGGCCTGAAGCTTGTCACTTGCCCCTAACGTCACATGTCTTGGGACTCAGAGCTTTCCTGTTTTGCTAAATCCATTTGAGCGGGTTTGGTCCCAGCACCAGCCGGGCTCAGCAGTGATGGATGCGTGCACACATGCCTACGTCTTCTCCCACAAAACCAACCCCAGGGCCCCATCTCCCACAGAgagccccaccccactcccagcacTCCCGCTGTTCCAGACTGTCGCAGTGTAAACCCGTGCTGACAGCCGGGCCACTGCTGCCTTACCTCTGGCCCATAGGGAAGGCGAGAGATGAGCTCTGGGGCCATCCAGTAGGGCGTGCCAACCAGTGACTTCCTCCGTGGTACCTCCTTGCTCACCTGGGCGCAGAACCCGAAGTCTGACAGCTTCACCTGCAGCGGGGCACGGGCAGTGGGGTCAGAGGGGCTGGAGCTCTACAGCTGGACCACTGGGTAGCTCGCCCTCCTCCCAGCAGGGGGCCCTCAGGTGCcacacaacccggagatcaaacCGTCTGCTTTCTTGACAGGGTCTGCCCTGGGCCTTCGGGAGGAAGTGGCTCAGTCCTACAGGTTCCAAATGCTGCACGGGGGCTGAGACACCAGCTGCCTCCCGAAGCCCGTGCCCTGGGCCCATGTGTCCCTGAATGTAGCCCTACCCCAGAGGGTGTGAGGGGTGTGGCCTCCTCTACCAACAACCACGTGCCCAGAACCACGCATTTCCACCTGCTTGGGAGCCACGGGTCCCTTTCTGATTCCTGAGGATACGTATGGACCTTCTCACCCCCAGAAGACATACGCACATGGCGTGCACACAGTTTGAGGCTTACAGATATCCCCCAAACACATCCGTGGACAGCTTTAGGTGTTCGCGGACCCCAGCTGAGACTCCTAGTGAAAGAGAGCCCACCCGTACCCCTATCTCTGCCTAATGGCTTAACTTCCCTGGGGGAAGGCAGGCGAATCACCGAGAATTCGGGACAAAGACCCCCTCCCACAGAAAATCACGTTCACTCTTGGGATATAAGTGTAGGTTCTGGGCACTGGGAGGCTCATCCGTGGACCTGAGTCAGAGCCTccgtctggaggctggaagacaGGAGCGGGGTCCATGGCGTACCACCGTGAGCTCGGCTAGGAAGACCTTCTCCACGGAGAAAGAGCTGTGGccggccacccagatgcctcctGGCCTCCCGGGGCCAGGTGCTAGACCTCAGCTCCCGGCATCCCGTGTGAAAGCGGTGGGCCCCTCTGTGACCGCGCGCACAGAGCCCCCAGCTGACTGGGCCCGACTCTGGGCCGTTGCGTGAGGAGCCAACCAACTTACTGCTCCTCGAGCCACCAACCCGGGGGTTAGAGAaagaggggggctggggagaggcagggggagcccAGGCCCACCCGCGCCTCACCCTGCCGTCGTGGGTCAGCAGGATGGAGTCGCTCTTGATGTCGCGGTGGATGACTCCCTGCGCATGGAGCACAGACAGGGCCTGCAGCACGGCCAGGCACACGGCGGCAATCTGCTCCTCGTTCATCCTGCGCAGCCCGGGGGTCAGCAACCGTGGCAGACAGCGGCCCTCCCGGGGTCCCACAGGGATgccgccctccccctccccgtcGGGACGTGGCCCCCACCCCAAGGGGTCCGAGGGGACTCCATCCTGCCATGGGACAGGTCTGAGGGGACACGACAGACCCGAGAGCCGGGGGAGACAGCGGACTGGGTGCCCGCCGGGGACCGGGGGCCCCGCGGTACCTGGTGTGCGTGACGATGTCAGTGAGGGCGCCGCCCTCCAGGAACTCCATGACCACCCAGAGCTCATCCCCGACCAGGTAGCTGTTGTACATCTCCACCACATTCTCGTGCTGGTAGTCCCGCATGATCACCACCTGGGCACCGGGCTGGGTCAGCGCTGCCAGCCCCCGCCCTGAACCCAGCCACCggccagcctcctgcctcccttcctgcctaGGCTTGGCCCGGCCACGCCGCAGGCCCCGGCCCACCTGTCACTCCCGCTCACTGGCGTCGTCCTGGACTGCCCTCCCCTGTGCCAAAGCCAGGAGACCCCAAAGGCAGCTTGAGGCCTGAGGCCTGCACTGTGGGGGCATGCTCCCTGCCAACACCCCATTTTCTGATCTTGCTCTCTGAGTGGCCCTGCTGACCGGGCGGGCTGGTGTGGGAAGAGGGGTGCGGAAGAGAACATCGAAGCACGGGGTTGAGGTTGCGGGACAAGCAGGTACCAGCCAAGGGCAGAATAAAAGGCTGGAGGAATGGATTCAGGGGCAAGAAGGCTTAGCAGGGCAAAGCCTGGGGAGGTGGAACAGGACACTTGCAGGGGTTCTGTTGAAGAGCTCGTGGTGCAGCTGGAGCACAGCGAGATTGGGGGGCCGGGGGATGGGTTTTGGGGACTGGTGAGAGActaggaggaagaggcagagtttAGACCCCCTCCAGGCCTGACATGCCAGGACTCCTGCATCAGAGGCTGGGGGCTGCTCCCAGCATGGATTCCTccagggaaggagccaggagTCTGCCTTCGTAACAAGCTCCCTGGCAGATGCCACCAAGAACCCCAGCCAGAGGGGGGACAGAACCAAGTACCTAGATGGGAGCCAGACCTCAAATGCATGGCAGTGGCCAGGCCTTTATCCTGAGGACACcgaggggtggggtagggggactGCAAGGGTCAGTAAGGGGGGGCAGTGTGGCAGGCCTGCATGTCCAAGAGAGCCCTTTAGCTGCTGCGTGGGGAATGCCCAGGGGGTGCCCAAGAGGGGAAGCCAGGGCAGAGCCGAGCGGGAGATGATGGGGCTGCACAGGGGGTAacgggctggggtgggggccagggatccaggggaggggcagggctgggagagacTCTGGGGACCAGTTTGGGAAACAGTGGGTGTGAGGGGCCTGGAAGTCACACGAGGGCAAGGCTGaggggcctggagctggggctctggggaggcagtggtgggtacgggggtggggggggttttttttttttttttttttttttttttttttttttctcgttgAAGAGCAGCTCGCGCCTCTGCTGCTTGCGCAGGTCCATCTTCTTGACGGCCACCAGCCTG
It contains:
- the PAK4 gene encoding serine/threonine-protein kinase PAK 4 isoform X2, whose amino-acid sequence is MFGKKKKRVEISAPSNFEHRVHTGFDQHEQKFTGLPRQWQSLIEESARRPKPLVDPACITSIQPGAPKGEPHNLAPNGPSAGGLAVPQSSSSRPPARARGPPSPGVLGPHASEPQLAPPARPVAAPAPAGPPAPGPPGPRSPQREPQRVSHEQFRAALQLVVDPGDPRSYLDNFIKIGEGSTGIVCIATVRSSGRLVAVKKMDLRKQQRRELLFNEVVIMRDYQHENVVEMYNSYLVGDELWVVMEFLEGGALTDIVTHTRMNEEQIAAVCLAVLQALSVLHAQGVIHRDIKSDSILLTHDGRVKLSDFGFCAQVSKEVPRRKSLVGTPYWMAPELISRLPYGPEVDIWSLGVMVIEMVDGEPPYFNEPPLKAMKMIRDNLPPRLKNLHKVSPSLKGFLDRLLVRDPAQRATAAELLKHPFLAKAGPPASIVPLMRQNRTR